The genomic window CATAATCATCCCAGCCCGAGACCGGAAACGGCATCGGGTTCATGAACCTGTGGCCCCGCGATTTCGAAGAGCTTTTGACTTCCTCTATATCGAAACGTACTGTCTTGCCTCCGTATACCGCGAGAATCCACCTTATAGGTCTCGCGAATACCGTGTCCCCGTCTCCCCACTTCATGGATTTCCTGAACGGGAGCTCGAGAATTATTTTCGGAAGCAGCTCTTTTAAGAGTTTTTCGGTTTTCTGTCCCTTTATTTTTTTTACCGCCGCCAGGAACTCGCCCCTGTCCCTCTTTACGGTTACGAGGTCTCTCACGTCCACACCCTGGGATTTCGCGAACCCGACCGTTGCGTCAGTCGGGTTCCCTTTTTCGTCGAACGCTATTCTCACGGGAGGACCGTAAGACTCTCTCGACTGGTCTTCCTGTTTGTCCATGAGCCCTGTAACGCGGAGAGTCAGCCTCCTCGGGGTGCCGAAGGACGAGATATGCCCGTACGGGATTGCGCTCTCGGTAAATTCCCTCGCCGCGGTCTCGGAAAGGTTCCTTATCGCGTCCTTCATGAAACCCGCGGGGATTTCCTCTGTTCCGATCTCCAGTATCAGCTCTTTTGCCATGGATTCTTTTTCGCGAGCGGGAAACCCATTTCCTCCCTTTCGAGGAGATACCCCTCCGCGCATTGTTTCGCGAGCGCCCGTACCCTGCCTATGTATGAGGCGCGCTCGGCTACCCCGATCGCCCCGCGGGCGTCGAGCAGGTTGAACGTATGTGAGCACTTGAGGCAGTAGTCGTAAGCGGGCAGAGGGAGTTTTTTCTTTATAAGCTTCCCGCACTCGCCCTCGAATTTATCGAACATGTCTCTCAGCATCGCAGGGTCGGATTCCTGGAAGTTATATGTCGAGAATTCGAATTCGTCCCGCTGGTGTATCTCGCCGTAGGTTATCCCCTTCGTCCATTCGAGGTCGTACACGCTCTCGACGCCCTGTAGATACATTGCTATCCTCTCCGTGCCGTATGTCAGCTCAGCCGATACGGGTTTTAGGTCGATCCCTCCGGCCTGCTGGAAATATGTGAATTGGGTGATCTCCATACCGTCGAGCCATACTTCCCAGCCGAGGCCCCACGCGCCTAACGTAGGGGATTCCCAGTCGTCCTCCACGAATCTGATATCGTGCGCGAGCGGGTCGATGCCCAGGTATCTCAGGCTGTCGAGATAAAGGTCCTGGATGTCCTTGGGCGATGGCTTGATTATCACCTGGAACTGGTAGTAGTGCTGGAGCCTGTTCGGGTTCTCCCCGTACCTGCCGTCCGTAGGTCTCCTCGAAGGCTCGACATAGGCCACGTACCAGGGCTCGGGCCCGAGGCACCTGAGAAAAGTCGCCGGGTGAAACGTTCCCGCCCCTTTTTCAAGATCGTACGGCTGCACGATTATACAGCCCTTTTTAGCCCAGTAGCTCTGGAGTGACAGTATGAGTTCCTGAAAAGTCATTTATTTCCCTTCAGCCCTGAAAATTAGAGGGAAAAATATACCATTATTTGAATTTTTTGGAAATCCGTGATTCCGGGGATTTCACCCGGCATATTGGAGTGCGTGCCGCCGTTTGACGGACTGAATCGTCCAATCCGTCGGACGGGTATGTCGCGGCGGAGTTCATAGACAAAAACCCCCTCTCAGGTATCTTTCCATTCCGTCATGGCAAAGACTACTTACAAGTCTTCAGGGGTCGATATCGACGCCGGCAACCGCTTTGTCGAGCTCATAAAACCGCTCGCCGCTTCCACCCTGAATAAGAACGTACTGGGAAGGATAGGGGGCTTTTCAGGCGCTTACGAGCTTCCTCTCGGGAAGCATAAGAAGCCCGTGCTCGTAGCCGCGACTGACGGCGTCGGGACAAAGCTCAGGATTGCATTCATGGCGGGAAAGCTCGACACCGTCGGCATAGACCTCGTGGCCATGAACGTGAATGACATAATCGCCTGCGGCGCTGACCCTCTTTTCTTCCTCGATTACATAGCCACTTCAAAACTCAATCCCGAAGAAGGGGCCGAGATCATAAAGGGTATAGTCAAGGGGTGCAGGGACGCGGGATGCGCCCTCCTCGGCGGGGAGACCGCCGAGATGCCGGGATTCTACGGTGAGGGCGAGTTCGATCTCGCGGGTTTCGCCGTCGGGATAGTGGATAAGAACGAGATCATCGACGGCTCGGATGTCGTGCCGGGGGATGCGGTCATAGGGTTCGCATCGAGCGGGCTTCATTCGAACGGATATTCGCTCGCTAGGAAAGTGCTCCTCGAAAAGAAGAGGTACAAGCTCGGAGATTCGCCCGAACACCTGTCACGCCCGCTTGCAGACGAGCTTCTAGAGCCGACACGGATTTATGTAAAAACCGTTCAAAAGCTGAGAAAGCAATTCCGCATCAAGGCAATAGCGCACATTACGGGGGGCGGACTTTTAGAGAATATTCCCAGGGTCATACCGAAGAAATGCACGGCTGTCCTGGACTCATCTTCGTGGTCGCTTCCTCTGATAATGGAGCTTATCAAAAGAGAGGGACGTATCGACGACAAAGAAATGCGGCGCACCTTCAACTGCGGAATAGGACTCGTGATCGTCGTGCGTGCTTCCGACGCCGGCCGCGTTTTGAAAAAGCTCAGCCGACTTAAAGAAAATGCATACCTTATCGGGGAAATAGAGAAAAGAGGCAAGAACGGTCACGGCGTGATCATAAAATGACGCTCGGCACGCCTGCTCCGGTATTACCTGATGAACCCGCCGAACTGATAGATGAAAGTCGCCCTGATGTGGAGCCTTTCGAGTGAGCCCCAGCTTTCTGGAAAGGGGGAGTAAGGGGAGGCCGATCTTATTGCCCTGATTGCCTCATTGTCGAGACGCGCGTACCCGGAAGAGTTAAGGAGCTCGATATTTTCCAGGTCGCCGTTCCGCTTGATCGTGAACACGAGGAACAGCTGTCCCTCTTCCCCGCGGTAGCGCGATTCTTCGGGGTAGTTCCAAACGCTTTCAATCTGGTGCTTCAGCTTTGCGAAGTAGGACAAGTACCTGAACTCTGTCGTGCTCAGCTCAACCGTGTCCTCCTTCATGTTCACGTCCCGGGCGCCCAGGTAGTCCTGGGTGCTCTGCGAGCTCTCGGGGAACGTATTCGGAACGTTGCTGAACAGCTGCTCTCTCGAAATGTCGGGTACGGCCCGTTCCTCGTATTTTCGCCCGGTCACTTTACTGCCGCCTGTATCATCCTTAAGCTGCTCTTTGGGCAGCGAGGCGAGAGTCTTGTCGCGGAGCAGGTCTTCTCTAGTGATGCTCTCCTTGGCCGTTTCCTGTTTGGGTTTTTCTGCTGCCTTTGTTTTAGGTGCCTCTTTCTTTGCGGTTTTTTTAGGCTCTTCCTTTTTTACTTCCGGCTTGGGTTTCCGGGGCGCGGCCGGCTTTTGCGGCGGCGGCAGAGCTACTGTCCTCTTCGTGAACTCGTCCCTCGTCTTTTCTTCCTTTGCTTCGTGTGAGCGCTCCGCGAGCCGCTTGGTCTCTTTAGGCGGCTTCGTTTCCTTTTCCTTGGGCACGGGCAGCTCGGTGATCTCTATATACTGGGGCTCCTTCTTCTCCTTCTTTGCCTGTTTATCTATGATCTCGAATTGAAGGACCAGGATCAGCGCCAGTATCAGCAGGTGAAAGAATATCGAGCCGATTATAAAGGGGAGAAAGGATTTTTTACGCGGTTTTTTCAGGTGTTTGAGCCTTATTTGCCTCACGATCTATTAATGATACCACCCGGTATATTTAAATTCTATTTTCAGTAGATGTTTTTTCTTCATACTTTATAAAAAACTTTAATAATGCGGAGTTAAAGCCGGAGGGGCCTTCCCCGTCCGCGAGCGTCGCGTTTCCGAGCCGGCACCCGCTGTCATAGATTCCTCCTCTTTTCCGGACGAGCACGGGGAAATCGACCTCTTTCAGCATCGGGAGGTCGTTCAGGCTGTCTCCGACCCCTATGGTTTCTATAGACGGCGACTCGTTTCTATAAATTCCGGTGAGGATTCTTACCGCCTTGCCCTTGTCGTTATCCCCCAGGATGTGGTGGAACCTGCTCCCGCGCGTGTAGCTATAACCTCTTTCGGCTATCTTTCTCCCGACCTCCGCCTCGTCTCCGCCTATTA from Thermodesulfobacteriota bacterium includes these protein-coding regions:
- the glyQ gene encoding glycine--tRNA ligase subunit alpha yields the protein MTFQELILSLQSYWAKKGCIIVQPYDLEKGAGTFHPATFLRCLGPEPWYVAYVEPSRRPTDGRYGENPNRLQHYYQFQVIIKPSPKDIQDLYLDSLRYLGIDPLAHDIRFVEDDWESPTLGAWGLGWEVWLDGMEITQFTYFQQAGGIDLKPVSAELTYGTERIAMYLQGVESVYDLEWTKGITYGEIHQRDEFEFSTYNFQESDPAMLRDMFDKFEGECGKLIKKKLPLPAYDYCLKCSHTFNLLDARGAIGVAERASYIGRVRALAKQCAEGYLLEREEMGFPLAKKNPWQKS
- the purM gene encoding phosphoribosylformylglycinamidine cyclo-ligase — its product is MAKTTYKSSGVDIDAGNRFVELIKPLAASTLNKNVLGRIGGFSGAYELPLGKHKKPVLVAATDGVGTKLRIAFMAGKLDTVGIDLVAMNVNDIIACGADPLFFLDYIATSKLNPEEGAEIIKGIVKGCRDAGCALLGGETAEMPGFYGEGEFDLAGFAVGIVDKNEIIDGSDVVPGDAVIGFASSGLHSNGYSLARKVLLEKKRYKLGDSPEHLSRPLADELLEPTRIYVKTVQKLRKQFRIKAIAHITGGGLLENIPRVIPKKCTAVLDSSSWSLPLIMELIKREGRIDDKEMRRTFNCGIGLVIVVRASDAGRVLKKLSRLKENAYLIGEIEKRGKNGHGVIIK
- a CDS encoding energy transducer TonB translates to MRQIRLKHLKKPRKKSFLPFIIGSIFFHLLILALILVLQFEIIDKQAKKEKKEPQYIEITELPVPKEKETKPPKETKRLAERSHEAKEEKTRDEFTKRTVALPPPQKPAAPRKPKPEVKKEEPKKTAKKEAPKTKAAEKPKQETAKESITREDLLRDKTLASLPKEQLKDDTGGSKVTGRKYEERAVPDISREQLFSNVPNTFPESSQSTQDYLGARDVNMKEDTVELSTTEFRYLSYFAKLKHQIESVWNYPEESRYRGEEGQLFLVFTIKRNGDLENIELLNSSGYARLDNEAIRAIRSASPYSPFPESWGSLERLHIRATFIYQFGGFIR